From one Mycobacteriales bacterium genomic stretch:
- a CDS encoding helix-turn-helix domain-containing protein, whose amino-acid sequence MARDTRERLLDVALAQFAARGVEAVPVTDLEKGAGLSPGSGSFYRHFRSKADVLAAVVDREVDRVAAARDLQGPLRDMRDYYDWTLDNLQRMGLLIALLVREGASLPHLDRIRTVIAEGGVAHDAADLRARMERGDVPARDAEAVAAVVQAALTGYHLAASFFGGSAVIDRDRFTAALASMVTGSTADDQAW is encoded by the coding sequence ATGGCGAGGGACACCCGGGAGCGGCTGCTCGACGTCGCGCTCGCGCAGTTCGCCGCGCGGGGCGTCGAGGCCGTTCCCGTCACCGACCTCGAGAAGGGCGCCGGCCTGTCGCCGGGAAGCGGGAGCTTCTACCGGCACTTCCGGTCCAAGGCCGACGTGCTCGCCGCTGTCGTCGACCGCGAGGTGGATCGGGTCGCCGCCGCTCGCGACCTCCAGGGGCCGCTGCGCGACATGCGCGACTACTACGACTGGACCCTCGACAACCTCCAGCGGATGGGGCTGCTCATCGCCCTCTTGGTCCGAGAGGGTGCCAGCCTGCCGCACCTCGACCGGATCCGGACCGTGATCGCCGAGGGCGGGGTGGCGCACGACGCGGCCGACCTGCGGGCACGCATGGAGCGCGGGGACGTCCCGGCCCGGGACGCGGAAGCGGTGGCCGCGGTCGTCCAGGCCGCGCTCACCGGCTACCACCTGGCAGCGAGCTTCTTCGGGGGGTCCGCGGTGATCGATCGAGACCGCTTCACAGCAGCCCTGGCGAGCATGGTGACCGGCTCCACAGCCGACGACCAGGCATGGTGA
- a CDS encoding phytanoyl-CoA dioxygenase family protein → MTLAPARRSDLDPQLLSLASRDTAKAGSLTFLVADQALTYTVRNGEVLETTETSGDTAVRLTAAAWADLTGQVRSLINLHLAQEITYERGSFTQLAAWDRTLRYLHSGVPPYTGSDLGGRDPHAEMSLSDSDAELSAQLTTMGYLLVKGVFTAEEMAAANAEVDRLAALARPGDEQSWFVETETGPQVCRLVYATLRSTVLQQLEQDPRLQRLGTLLDPALQIAPDRMEGSAVLIKVPGETRGLSNIPWHQDCGMGGHAVICPAVSLGIQLTGSSAETGNLLAVPGSQGQTLHYQWSTQSDLPVVEINTEPGDVTVHIQDVMHASPAPTGRGGRRTMYVTHYPATLWDHIGPGQAFNDLVRNRTAEVASLA, encoded by the coding sequence ATGACCCTCGCACCCGCTCGTCGCTCGGACCTCGACCCTCAGCTGCTGTCGCTCGCCTCGCGCGACACGGCCAAGGCCGGCTCGCTGACCTTCCTCGTGGCGGACCAGGCCCTCACCTACACCGTCCGCAACGGTGAGGTCCTGGAGACCACCGAGACCAGCGGCGACACCGCCGTCCGCCTGACCGCCGCGGCGTGGGCGGACCTCACCGGTCAGGTCCGGTCGCTGATCAACCTCCACCTCGCGCAGGAGATCACCTACGAGCGGGGTTCCTTCACGCAGCTGGCCGCGTGGGACAGGACGCTGCGCTACCTGCACTCCGGCGTCCCGCCGTACACCGGCAGTGATCTCGGGGGCCGCGACCCGCACGCAGAGATGTCGCTGTCCGACAGTGACGCCGAGCTCAGCGCGCAGCTGACCACCATGGGCTACCTGCTGGTGAAGGGCGTCTTCACCGCCGAGGAGATGGCCGCGGCCAACGCCGAGGTCGACCGGCTCGCGGCACTGGCCCGACCCGGTGACGAGCAGAGCTGGTTCGTCGAGACCGAGACCGGGCCGCAGGTGTGCCGGCTGGTCTACGCCACCCTGCGCTCGACCGTGCTGCAGCAGCTCGAGCAGGACCCGCGCCTGCAGCGGCTGGGCACCCTGCTGGACCCGGCACTGCAGATCGCGCCCGACCGCATGGAGGGCAGCGCCGTCCTGATCAAGGTGCCCGGCGAGACGCGCGGCCTGTCCAACATCCCCTGGCACCAGGACTGCGGCATGGGCGGTCACGCGGTCATCTGCCCGGCAGTCAGCCTCGGGATCCAGCTGACCGGGTCGAGCGCGGAGACCGGCAACCTGCTCGCCGTCCCCGGCAGCCAGGGCCAGACCCTTCACTACCAGTGGTCCACGCAGAGCGACCTGCCCGTCGTCGAGATCAACACCGAGCCGGGCGACGTCACGGTGCACATCCAGGACGTCATGCACGCCTCACCTGCGCCGACGGGGCGCGGCGGTCGTCGCACGATGTACGTCACGCACTACCCGGCGACCCTGTGGGACCACATCGGACCAGGCCAGGCCTTCAACGACCTGGTCCGCAACCGGACCGCGGAGGTCGCGTCCCTGGCCTGA